In Daucus carota subsp. sativus chromosome 4, DH1 v3.0, whole genome shotgun sequence, one DNA window encodes the following:
- the LOC135152215 gene encoding uncharacterized protein LOC135152215: MDDQYSIWIGLPRYSVEYVNGIKSFLQNAFPIYSKGDEMKCPCRNCMDRKWHRQDVIYDHLICSGPSPGHIKWICQVSQTKVGPSATDMDCEIGMDFGDNLDAMFNCTGKKFENLGECEEGPNAEAKRFYDRVKEGKQPLYPGCTNFSRLSFLIKLYCLKCENGISESAFGELLKLIKEAFPEAHLPLSFNAAKSTIRDLGLDYQKIHACPNSCMLYWAENKDKDVCQICGASRWVIHEKEGNAANNDPEKLVHKVPASVMRYFPLKSRLQRIFMCSETSKLMTWHASSRKDDGKLRHPADAEAWKTMDARYPDFASEKRNIRLGVAADGFNPYGSMNLSHSTWPIILVNYNLPPWLCMKPENLILSTLISGPESPSNNIDVYMQPLVAELKELWDSGIETFDALTNKNFNLRAMVLWTISDFPGYSMLSGWSTKGYLACPVCHYETSSEYLKHSRKICYMNHRKFLDPTHKWRFDKKRFNGQIETGQPPSILSGLDILTVLKDYENKFGEAEKKGKKSDCPFNKKSIFFDLPYWRYNPLRHNLDAMHIEKNLCDNILGTLLNISGKSKDHINARLDLQELGIRKDLHPVESSDGKHLEIKAAIFDMTNKEKEIFCSVLKNAKLPYGSASNISRYVHTNLRKISGYKSHDAHFILHYLLQFAVKKSLRAEVALPLIRLSAFLRGLWNKVIDLDELPRLEKEIVEILCQFEMIFPHSFFDVMVHLPIHLSREVRLGGPLPDRNMFPIERYLGKLKKYVRNRSRPEGSIAEGYLAEECLTFCSRFLGGGIENSMYSSCPAAVEYHIGTKKNKDGKIFKLGESDWKACHRYVLFNSGNEEVENLIKEHRALLDSCGTSKKFKRERAHTEEFWKWLTEQIVTKDLISTDLEVFSLGPNRRARKFSGYVINGYRFHTKSRDSQCVTQNSGVFLTAETTSFASSRDENPIVGNVNYFGSIEEIFELDYWGAFTVVLFKCSWYQEGKDLYGLTQVNFSRLCHKADPYVMASQVRQVFYVEDPIEKNVHYVIKKLPRDWCDADNQNAVEDYKNATFDDIDYNCRIQSEVGHESCFRDDIPTTHIPFPS, translated from the exons ATGGATGATCAATACTCCATTTGGATAGGTCTCCCGAGATACAGTGTAGAATATGTAAATGGAATAAAATCATTTCTACAAAATGCTTTTCCGATTTACAGCAAAGGGGATGAGATGAAGTGCCCCTGCAGAAATTGTATGGATCGTAAATGGCATCGTCAAGATGTAATTTATGATCATTTAATATGCAGTGGGCCTTCCCCTGGACACATCAAATGGATTTGTCAAGTTTCACAAACAAAAGTAGGACCTAGTGCAACTGATATGGACTGTGAAATAGGGATGGATTTTGGGGACAACTTAGATGCAATGTTTAATTGTACCGGGAAGAAGTTTGAAAACTTAGGAGAGTGCGAAGAAGGGCCTAATGCAGAGGCTAAAAGGTTTTATGACCGTGTAAAAGAGGGCAAACAACCATTGTATCCTGGTTGCACTAATTTTTCACGCTTAAGTTTTTTGATAAAACTTTATTGTTTGAAATGTGAAAACGGAATTAGTGAGTCTGCCTTCGGGGAATTACTAAAGCTGATAAAAGAAGCTTTCCCAGAGGCCCACCTACCTTTATCGTTCAATGCTGCGAAGTCTACAATTAGGGATTTAGGTTTAGATTATcaaaaaatacatgcatgtcCTAATAGTTGCATGTTATATTGGGCCGAAAATAAGGATAAAGATGTGTGTCAGATTTGTGGGGCATCGAGGTGGGTTATACACGAGAAGGAAGGCAACGCTGCTAATAATGATCCGGAGAAGTTAGTTCATAAAGTTCCAGCATCTGTTATGCGGTACTTTCCACTAAAATCAAGACTGCAAAGAATATTTATGTGTAGTGAAACCTCCAAACTGATGACATGGCATGCATCGAGTCGAAAGGATGATGGGAAATTAAGACATCCGGCAGATGCGGAGGCGTGGAAGACGATGGATGCTCGTTATCCTGATTTTGCTTCCGAAAAACGTAATATCAGGCTAGGGGTAGCAGCTGATGGTTTTAACCCATACGGATCAATGAATTTAAGCCACAGTACTTGGCCAATCATACTAGTGAACTACAACTTGCCCCCCTGGTTATGCATGAAACCAGAAAACCTGATTCTTTCCACATTAATATCGGGTCCAGAATCTCCATCGAATAATATTGATGTGTATATGCAGCCTTTGGTTGCTGAGCTGAAAGAATTATGGGATTCTGGTATTGAAACTTTTGATGCCTTGACTAATAAGAATTTCAATTTACGTGCAATGGTGTTGTGGACCATTAGTGATTTTCCGGGTTATTCCATGTTGTCAGGGTGGAGCACGAAGGGGTACTTAGCGTGTCCAGTATGCCATTACGAGACTTCTTCTGAATATTTAAAACATAGcagaaaaatatgttatatgaaCCATAGGAAGTTTCTTGATCCTACACACAAGTGGAGGTTTGATAAGAAAAGATTTAATGGCCAAATTGAAACTGGACAGCCTCCTTCAATTTTATCCGGGTTGGATATTTTAACGGTGTTGAAggattatgaaaataaatttgggGAGGCTGAGAAAAAGGGTAAAAAAAGTGACTGCCCTTTTAATAAGAAatcaatattttttgatttgccCTATTGGCGTTATAATCCCCTTCGACATAACCTTGATGCAATGCATATCGAAAAAAACCTTTGCGACAACATATTAGGCACATTGCTTAATATTAGTGGCAAATCAAAGGATCATATAAATGCCCGTTTAGATTTACAGGAATTAGGTATAAGAAAGGACTTGCATCCTGTTGAATCTAGTGACGGGAAGCATCTTGAAATTAAGGCAGCAATATTTGATATGACTAACAAGGAGAAAGAAATTTTCTGCTCAGTATTAAAGAATGCCAAACTACCTTATGGTTCTGCTTCTAATATTAGCCGATATGTACACACAAATTTAAGAAAGATATCAGGGTATAAAAGCCATGATGCACATTTTATACTTCATTATCTCTTACAATTTGCTGTGAAAAAATCGCTAAGAGCCGAAGTTGCCTTGCCATTGATTAGACTGAGTGCATTTCTTAGGGGATTATGGAACAAGGTTATTGACTTGGATGAACTTCCGAGGTTGGAAAAAGAAATTGTGGAGATACTATGTCAATTTGAGATGATTTTTCCACATTCTTTTTTTGATGTGATGGTACACTTGCCTATCCATTTATCCAGAGAAGTCAGATTAGGTGGACCACTACCCGATCGCAACATGTTTCCAATTGAGCGTTATCTCGGTAAGTTGAAAAAATATGTTCGCAATAGAAGTAGACCGGAAGGTTCAATTGCAGAGGGTTATCTAGCAGAAGAGTGTCTGACTTTTTGTTCGAGATTTTTGGGTGGAGGAATAGAAAACAGCATGTATTCATCTTGTCCAGCAGCTGTTGAGTATCACATTGGcaccaaaaaaaacaaagatggaaaaatttttaaattaggaGAAAGCGATTGGAAGGCATGCCATCGCTATGTTTTGTTTAATTCTGGTAATGAGGAAGTAGAGAATCTAATCAA GGAGCATCGAGCTTTACTAGACAGTTGTGGcacttcaaaaaaatttaaaagggaACGAGCACACACTGAAGAATTCTGGAAATGGTTAACCGAACAGATTGTAACAAAAGATCTGATTTCAACAGATTTGGAGGTGTTTTCATTAGGTCCTAACAGAAGAGCTAGGAAATTCAGTGGCTACGTTATAAATGGATATAGATTTCATACGAAATCTAGGGATTCCCAATGTGTCACACAAAACAGCGGTGTTTTTTTAACAGCTGAAACAACTAGTTTTGCAAGTTCGCGAGATGAAAACCCCATAGTTGGCAATGTCAACTATTTTGGTTCAATTGAAGAAATATTTGAACTAGATTATTGGGGGGCTTTTACCGTGGTACTTTTTAAATGTAGTTGGTATCAAGAAGGCAAAGACTTATATGGCCTTACTCAAGTAAACTTCAGCAGGTTGTGCCATAAGGCCGACCCTTATGTCATGGCTTCACAAGTTAGACAAGTGTTTTATGTCGAGGATCCGATTGAAAAGAATGTTCACTATGTCATTAAAAAATTACCGAGAGATTGGTGTGATGCTGATAACCAAAATGCAGTTGAAGATTACAAAAATGCAACTTTTGATGATATTGACTACAATTGCAGAATACAAAGTGAAGTTGGTCATGAGAGCTGCTTTAGAGATGACATCCCGACAACTCATATTCCTTTTCCATCTTAG
- the LOC135152216 gene encoding flocculation protein FLO11-like has protein sequence MATTAFIFAEPAQDANSEPTPTTASEPVQASPQKSARFKLRAQKPARAKVPVTDITDFTVEEEQTPSTQVAEQSQALMVLPIQAVPLTSPTASSTSSEVDEEIVCKEQATTEAGANMSDPHTPVSDHGPSTPIPTSPMKIPEEIMSTTAFEFDGAKFVTNNYSAILDNDEAPKEFHLIQDFLAHSELMYALTQPELISPSEVLTFWRTTNYDDGGENGSPSLTCDYEGQEYVVSPATVRKALHLPEEKKYDASDKLKVALPDKYEALFSDENIPQPPSPAHEPVAKSDPKPTSGSSQQGPVEKSSPKRILRSTKTPTKPSPPPRKRRFLQKISDSKSDEDIPPPPPAKKLRKKIKPTSITDLTVEPPQSEDPEQALIPFSDQSAEPLLIEPLSAMPLDIAAADKQMLESTSDHNDQTEGNKSVEERIAADTDISEKPSDAPSKSEDAQIEMVLQLIQDSLVQPEDIIAAPAQEIPMAENSEAATEALESHTLSVFLADIDDDEGTEVTSTPFQAPGLHSIISEPVRETTPERVDSPIKALSLVRESTPYIAPAVPGSPLPSSEPARRRICHLSYNHRMCRTTSPSVEDRLTSIEATQASMHYTLADLSASGAQLVQVLTSADVKKGEKTSKDKCKPDQQIKRKKPDDDEEEKGEMNKQQKLLQIKETKKNSSKEAASSERPPLRESQKQKSMKLTVITQAQSISKAVRDSDAISKEINLVNSEKIPKQKGIVISEVNYTDINRPRTRSQTLSESDSKDKGKKPVDVVPPVPTMPKKSIITLAPENPTKRMIKLSKNIHIIANVSDQAEGKEAGLVRRRKGEFKSIPEKTLTSDIAQVKVPVTQERIEDTKVSWLKLNSEKTQDDQKKKSLYGSLDRPRVIQLGEAMKRSKVNALRAAIYQTGDETEELRNVKAQMIQTLKLKEENLINQFVRESYGYRLI, from the exons ATGGCAActacagcattcatctttgcag aacctgcacaagatgcaaactctgaacctactcctacaacagcctctgaacctgttcaagccaGTCCTCAGAAGTCAGCCAGATTCAAAttaagggctcaaaagcctgcaagggcAAAAGTTCCAGTCACTGACataacagacttcacagttgaggaagagcaaacaccatcaactcaAGTTGCTGAACagtctcaagctctgatggtgcttcctatccaagctgttccactaacatctcctacagcttcttctacttcatctgaagtagatgaagaaattgtttgcaaggaacaagctacaactgaagctggagcaaatatgTCTGATCCTCATACTccagtatctgatcatggaccctccactccaattcctacttctccaatgaaaattccagagg aaatcatgtcaacaactgctttcgagttcgatggagcaaagtttgtcaccaacaactactccgcCATCCTGGATAACGATGAAGCCCCCaaagagtttcatcttattcaagatttcttggctcacagtgagctgatgtatgctctgacccagccagagctaatctctccttccgaggttctcaccttctggaggacaacaaattacgatgatggaggtgaaaatggttCTCCATCTCTCACCTGCGATTATGAAGGTCAAGAGTATGTTGTCTCACCAGCGACTgttaggaaggctcttcatcttcctgaagagaagAAGTATGATGCTTCA gataaactgaaAGTAGCTTTACCCGACAAGTATGAAgctttattctctgatgagaatatcccaCAGCCTCCATCTCCTGCTCATGAACCAGTAGCAAAATCTGATCCCAAACCAACCTCTGGTTCTTctcaacaaggaccagttgaaaaatcttcaccaaaaaggatactcagatccaccaaaaccccaaccaaaccctcccctcctcctagaaaaagaagatttctacAGAAAATTTCAGACTCTAAATCAGATGAAGatattcctcctcctccaccagcaaagaaactgagaaagaaaataaagccaacctctattactgatctgactgtggaaccacctcagtcagaggatcctgaacaagccttgattccattctctgatcaatCTGCAGAGCCCCTATTGATTGAACCTCTTTCTGCAATGCCACTTGATATTGCTGCAGCTGACAAACAAATGTTAGAGTCAACCTCTGATCACAATGATCAGACAGAGGGAAACAAGTCTGTTGAAGAAAGAATTGCAGCTGATACTGATATATCAGAAAAACCCTCTGATGCACCAAGCAAATCAGAGGATGCACAAATAGAAATGGTACTCCAGCTAATCCAGGATTCTCTGGTTCAACCTGAAGATATtattgcagctcctgctcaggagattcccATGGCTGAAAACTCTgaggcagctactgaagctctggagtcacatactctgagtgtttttcttgcagacattgatgatgatgaaggaacAGAAGTTACATCAACTCCCTTTCAAGCTCCTGGTCTACACTCtataatctctgagccagtcagagaaactaCACCAGAAAGGGTTGATTCCCCAATCAAGGCACTGTCACTAGTCAGGGAATCCACTCCTTATATAGCTCCTGCAGTTCCAGGTTCTCCACTTCCATCCTCTGAGCCTGCCAGAAGGAGAATCTGCCACTTATCTTATAATCACAGGATGTGCAGAACcacatcaccttctgttgaagaCAGACTTACTTCTATTGAAGCCACTCAGGCTTCAATGCATTATACTCTAGCAGATTTGAGTGCTTCTGGGGCACAACTGGTacaggttctcacctctgctgatgtcaaaaagggggagaaaacatccaaagacaaatgcaaacctgatcagcaaataaaaaggaaaaagccagatgatgatgaggaagaaaaaggggagatgaacaaacagcaaaagctgCTGCAGatcaaagaaacaaagaagaacagtagTAAAGAAGCAGCAAGCTCTGAGAGACCACCACTCAGAGAATCTCAAAAACAGAAATCTATGAAATTGACTGTTATAACTCAAGCTCAGAGTATAAgcaaagcagtcagagattcagatgctatatctaaagagataaatcttgtgaactctgag aagattccaaagcaaaagggaatagtaatcagtgaggtgaactacactgatatcaacagaccaagaaccagatCTCAAACTCTGTCTGAGTCTGACtcaaaagacaaaggaaagaaaccAGTTGATGTAGTTCCTCCAGTTCCTACTATGCCAAAGAAGTCAATAATCACATTAGCACCAGAGAATCCTACTAAGAGGATGATCAAGCTGAGCAAGAATATACACATAATTGCTAATGTCTCTGATCAAGCAGAAGGAAAGGAAGCTGGATtggtcagaagaagaaaaggtgaattCAAGTCAATTCCTGAGaaaactttaacctctgacattgctcaagttaaagttccagTAACTCAAGAAAGGATTGAAGACACTAAAGTTTCCTGGTTGAAATTAAActctgagaagactcaagatgatcagaagaaaaagagtttatatgggagtcttg acaggcctagagttattcagcttggagaagcaatgaagagaagcaaagtgAATGCtttgagagcagctatctatcagactggggatgaaactgaagaactcagaaatgtCAAAGCCCAGATGATCCAGACTTTGAAgctgaaggaagaaaatctgatcaaccagtttgtcagagaaagctatggatataggttgatttga